A section of the Brachionichthys hirsutus isolate HB-005 unplaced genomic scaffold, CSIRO-AGI_Bhir_v1 contig_285, whole genome shotgun sequence genome encodes:
- the LOC137917453 gene encoding protein PRR14L-like isoform X2 → MCVRLRPASPTRRLQKQRSNHSSRCLRLPRRLSLPSPSSSANGLSALLSTSQSTAGPEFLSTNGERAKRVSQIRIRRASPRETLLTPMGLPKVERLKKRVQSGGDLYEQELQFPLNQQES, encoded by the exons CTTCTCCCACCCGgcgacttcagaagcagcggtccaatcacagctcccgtTGCCTACGCCTCCCCCGGCGACTGTCTCTTCCGTCGCCGTCATCTTCAGCCAATGGActatctgctctgctttccacgagccaatcgacagcaggcccagagtttctcagcacaaatggagag cgagccaaacgcgtctcacagattcgaatccggcgggcatcaccgcgtgaaacgttgctcacgccaatgggactgccaaaggtcgaaag gttaaagaagagagttcagtctggaggagatttatacgaacaagaactacaattccccctcaaccaacag gagtcttga